Proteins encoded in a region of the Streptomyces sp. NBC_00310 genome:
- a CDS encoding AMIN-like domain-containing (lipo)protein, which translates to MRRIGAVVVALALAGTAIATTAVTASAAPGGAARAATACPTGWGSGVKGSPDSGSVPLSDIRTGRHDCFDRIVFDVPGGGDSLGYWVQYVDQLHQSASGALIPVTGGAILEIRIAAPSYDPETGGVAYPGKVAKPLPGVNLTGYRTFRDTRFAGSFEGETQIGVGVRARLPFRVLQLPDRLVVDVAHSWT; encoded by the coding sequence ATGCGACGAATCGGAGCAGTGGTCGTGGCACTCGCGCTCGCGGGAACCGCGATAGCGACGACGGCGGTCACCGCGAGCGCCGCGCCGGGGGGCGCCGCGCGTGCCGCGACGGCCTGTCCGACGGGCTGGGGCAGTGGCGTCAAGGGCAGCCCCGACAGCGGCTCGGTGCCGCTGTCGGACATCAGGACCGGCCGGCACGACTGCTTCGACCGCATCGTGTTCGACGTCCCCGGCGGCGGGGACAGCCTCGGCTACTGGGTCCAGTACGTCGACCAGCTCCACCAGTCCGCCTCCGGCGCGCTCATCCCGGTGACCGGCGGGGCCATCCTCGAAATCCGGATCGCCGCGCCGAGCTACGACCCCGAGACCGGCGGCGTCGCGTACCCGGGCAAGGTGGCCAAGCCCCTGCCCGGCGTGAACCTCACCGGCTACCGCACCTTCCGTGACACCCGCTTCGCCGGCAGCTTCGAGGGCGAGACCCAGATCGGCGTCGGTGTCCGCGCCCGCCTGCCGTTCCGGGTGCTCCAACTCCCCGACCGCCTGGTCGTGGACGTGGCGCACAGCTGGACGTAG
- a CDS encoding SpoIIE family protein phosphatase has translation MNARLALLSTVDPGLAESEVFRLALQHAVGELGALGGMIHLRGPMSALRLVSVTGLPPALTRPWEIIDQEGPLPPARALHTGSGVWSPLGSMAIAWPGTGLAALPVSGCDRTIGALTVLTGDGGEPTGPQWDFLRAVVDWTQERMAQAPPPSRPAQTELNGERLRQALKEVSVGSWDWDIRTGDLIWDEAALELYGTRPAEFTGKIENWMRIVHPDDLAPTLAAAQRAIRDRTVYEAEYRVRRLDGTWGWTQARGRATYDEHGEPHRMIGVGWESNESRSARDALSRALRHMSDSFLAVDDDWRITFANLEAERTLGLSEEELFGRLLWDLPSVRETPGLENRCREAAAEEKPAGFDVYMPGHDRVWHLRLVPGPDGRTIYFTDVTEIRRHEEERRDAERAASERAHRIAALTTALAKATTSEDVVDAVALRVLPPFAATGLLVQAVEGGRLHNVGAVGYSADFIALVNHRPRTPYGPAWDAINTGTPIFISSPQEYAAYVPQHADLPGRAGKQAWAFLPLTASDHTFGVCVVSFDRPRRLTDEERTLLTAISALLAQALERARLYDLEHTRSRELQRALLPQDLPDLAACESAARYLPAGQGMDVGGDWYDVIPLSSGQVALVVGDVMGHGLSEAATMGRLRTAVHTLADLELPPDEIMSHLNDIVGSLGEDSYVTCLYALYDSTTQVCSIARAGHPPPALVLPDGTVRFPEWTADPPLGAAEPPFETVELSVPDGSLLVLYTDGLVESAKRGIDDGMADLARLLRTAHEDGTAADLERLCDTLTHGLLPAELAAADDAAFLVARLHALTADRMASWPLLDDPKAAGQARRHVRDQLAAWGLDDLAPTTELLASELVGNVVRHAKGPVRLRLLHDSALVCEVFDGSLTMPRIRRATDTDEGGRGLQLITALSQRWGTRYTATGKCIWTEQSLTGPDLHRAPPADPLEHLFLVPEDFDGDLDALPFDDLDIDPDPEKDPEKDPDPEKEQEQEQEKER, from the coding sequence ATGAACGCACGGCTGGCCCTGCTCAGCACGGTGGATCCCGGCCTCGCGGAGAGCGAGGTCTTCCGGCTGGCGCTCCAGCACGCGGTCGGTGAACTCGGCGCCCTCGGGGGGATGATCCACCTGAGGGGCCCCATGTCCGCCCTGCGTCTGGTGTCGGTCACCGGCCTGCCACCCGCCCTCACCCGCCCCTGGGAGATCATCGACCAGGAGGGCCCGCTGCCCCCGGCCCGCGCCCTGCACACGGGCAGCGGAGTGTGGTCGCCGCTGGGCTCCATGGCCATCGCCTGGCCCGGCACCGGTCTCGCCGCCTTACCCGTGTCCGGCTGCGACCGCACGATAGGCGCGCTCACCGTCCTCACCGGCGACGGGGGCGAACCCACCGGCCCGCAATGGGACTTCCTGCGGGCGGTCGTCGACTGGACCCAGGAGCGCATGGCGCAGGCGCCGCCGCCGTCCCGCCCCGCGCAGACCGAGCTGAACGGCGAGCGGCTGCGGCAGGCGCTGAAGGAGGTCAGCGTCGGCTCCTGGGACTGGGACATCCGCACCGGCGACCTGATCTGGGACGAGGCCGCCCTGGAGCTCTACGGCACCCGGCCCGCCGAGTTCACCGGAAAAATCGAGAACTGGATGCGGATCGTCCACCCCGACGACCTGGCACCCACCCTGGCGGCGGCACAGCGGGCGATCCGCGACCGCACGGTGTACGAGGCGGAGTACCGCGTACGGCGCCTGGACGGCACCTGGGGCTGGACGCAGGCCCGCGGCCGGGCCACCTACGACGAGCACGGCGAACCCCACCGGATGATCGGCGTCGGCTGGGAGAGCAACGAGTCGCGGTCCGCGCGGGACGCGCTCAGCCGGGCCCTGCGGCACATGAGCGACAGCTTCCTCGCCGTCGACGACGACTGGCGGATCACCTTCGCCAACCTGGAGGCGGAACGCACCCTCGGCCTCTCCGAGGAGGAACTGTTCGGGCGGCTGCTGTGGGACCTGCCCTCCGTGCGCGAGACCCCCGGCCTGGAGAACCGCTGCCGGGAGGCCGCCGCCGAGGAGAAACCCGCCGGGTTCGACGTCTACATGCCGGGCCACGACCGCGTCTGGCACCTGCGGCTGGTCCCCGGCCCCGACGGCCGCACCATCTACTTCACCGACGTCACCGAGATACGACGGCACGAGGAGGAGCGCCGTGACGCCGAGCGCGCGGCCTCCGAACGGGCCCACCGCATCGCCGCGTTGACCACCGCGCTCGCCAAGGCGACCACCTCCGAGGACGTCGTCGACGCGGTCGCCCTGCGGGTGCTGCCGCCGTTCGCCGCCACCGGCCTCCTCGTCCAGGCCGTCGAGGGCGGCCGGCTCCACAACGTCGGCGCCGTCGGCTACTCGGCCGACTTCATCGCCCTCGTCAACCACCGCCCCAGGACCCCGTACGGCCCCGCCTGGGACGCGATCAACACCGGCACCCCGATCTTCATCTCCTCACCGCAGGAGTACGCCGCCTACGTCCCCCAGCACGCCGACCTGCCCGGCCGGGCCGGGAAACAGGCCTGGGCGTTCCTGCCGCTGACCGCGTCCGACCACACCTTCGGCGTGTGCGTCGTCTCCTTCGACAGGCCGCGCCGCCTCACCGACGAGGAACGCACACTCCTCACCGCGATCAGCGCCCTCCTCGCCCAGGCCCTGGAACGCGCGCGCCTCTACGACCTCGAACACACCCGGTCCCGCGAACTCCAGCGCGCCCTGCTCCCCCAGGACCTGCCCGACCTCGCCGCCTGCGAGTCCGCCGCCCGCTACCTCCCGGCCGGGCAGGGCATGGACGTCGGCGGCGACTGGTACGACGTCATCCCGCTCTCCAGCGGCCAGGTCGCCCTCGTCGTCGGCGACGTCATGGGCCACGGCCTGTCCGAGGCCGCCACCATGGGCCGCCTCCGCACGGCCGTCCACACCCTCGCCGACCTCGAACTGCCCCCCGACGAGATCATGAGCCACCTCAACGACATCGTCGGCTCCCTGGGCGAGGACTCGTACGTCACCTGCCTCTACGCCCTCTACGACTCCACCACCCAGGTCTGCTCCATCGCCCGCGCCGGGCACCCGCCCCCCGCCCTGGTCCTCCCCGACGGCACGGTGCGCTTCCCGGAGTGGACCGCCGACCCGCCGCTCGGCGCGGCCGAGCCGCCGTTCGAGACGGTCGAGCTGTCGGTGCCCGACGGCAGTCTGCTGGTGCTCTACACCGACGGCCTGGTCGAGTCGGCGAAACGGGGCATCGACGACGGCATGGCCGATCTGGCCCGGCTGCTGCGCACCGCCCACGAGGACGGCACCGCCGCCGACCTGGAACGCCTCTGCGACACCCTCACGCACGGCCTGCTCCCCGCCGAGCTCGCGGCGGCCGACGACGCGGCCTTCCTCGTCGCCCGACTGCACGCCCTGACCGCGGACCGGATGGCCTCCTGGCCCCTCCTCGACGACCCGAAGGCCGCCGGACAGGCCCGCCGCCACGTCCGCGACCAGCTCGCCGCCTGGGGCCTGGACGACCTCGCCCCCACCACCGAACTCCTCGCCAGCGAACTCGTCGGCAACGTCGTACGCCACGCCAAGGGCCCCGTCCGCCTGCGTCTCCTCCATGACTCCGCGCTGGTCTGCGAGGTCTTCGACGGCAGCCTCACCATGCCCCGCATACGCCGGGCCACCGACACCGACGAGGGCGGCCGGGGCCTCCAGCTCATCACCGCCCTCTCCCAGCGGTGGGGCACCCGCTACACCGCCACCGGCAAGTGCATCTGGACCGAACAGTCCCTCACCGGCCCCGACCTCCACCGCGCCCCGCCGGCCGACCCGCTGGAGCACCTGTTCCTGGTCCCGGAGGACTTCGACGGGGACCTGGACGCGCTCCCCTTCGACGACCTGGACATCGACCCGGACCCGGAGAAGGACCCGGAGAAGGACCCGGACCCGGAGAAGGAGCAGGAGCAGGAGCAGGAGAAGGAGCGGTGA
- a CDS encoding alpha/beta hydrolase yields MTTYHHATRRFSRLRLAGAALAALVLAATGTATQAMAAPDTTRQAQSTKTPPPPVPTLTWSDCQGGFECANADVPLDYREPQGTKITLAVVRKKAADQTKRKGTLFMQPGGPGNSGVDFVRNNYAGLPAALRDSFDVFGYDVRGVGRSSALTCFDDARYTKAVTDAKGVPGPDAYGPALSEAAEFDQACQTNSGSLLPYVGTEYVARDIDLLRQALGEEQLTYYGRSFGSYIGTVYAAMFPKRVRALTLDGAYDPDHYANRPYAYDRSQYLALDGAMSRFLDWCAADQAICGFGDGDPRGAFEQLKSDLDANPVTTASGGKANGYTLVYRLMFNINEGKVIWPSLGAALKKAQLRDNTSFLLRPPSPASFDFLGPNVVVECVDKDYPKSLRKLEWNVRSNAAAAPLLGPAMAFGPPTYDHQHATACVQWPAEKVSRYDGSFRARGSAPILVLGTTGDPDTPYQDAIALSRQLDNAALLTFDAEGHTAFGRSACATDAVINYLVDLKVPASGATCADETQPPSSTPKVAPPGTTLGELRNGVNERVDRIGDVS; encoded by the coding sequence ATGACCACGTATCACCACGCGACGAGACGCTTCTCGCGCCTCAGACTCGCCGGGGCCGCGCTGGCCGCGCTCGTCCTCGCCGCGACGGGGACGGCGACCCAGGCGATGGCCGCGCCGGACACGACGCGGCAGGCCCAGTCGACGAAGACACCGCCGCCGCCCGTGCCGACGCTCACCTGGTCCGACTGCCAGGGCGGCTTCGAGTGCGCCAACGCCGACGTGCCGCTGGACTACCGGGAGCCGCAGGGCACCAAGATCACCCTCGCGGTGGTCCGCAAGAAGGCCGCCGACCAGACGAAGCGCAAGGGCACGCTCTTCATGCAGCCCGGCGGACCGGGCAACTCCGGGGTGGACTTCGTCCGCAACAACTACGCGGGCCTCCCGGCCGCGCTGCGCGACTCGTTCGACGTCTTCGGCTACGACGTCCGTGGTGTCGGCCGCAGTTCGGCGCTCACCTGCTTCGACGACGCCCGCTACACCAAGGCCGTCACCGACGCCAAGGGCGTCCCGGGCCCGGACGCCTACGGTCCGGCGCTGAGCGAGGCCGCCGAGTTCGACCAGGCCTGCCAGACCAACTCGGGCTCGCTGCTGCCGTACGTCGGCACCGAGTACGTCGCCCGCGACATCGACCTGCTGCGCCAGGCCCTCGGCGAGGAGCAACTGACCTACTACGGCCGGTCGTTCGGCTCGTACATCGGCACCGTCTACGCCGCGATGTTCCCGAAGCGGGTGCGGGCCCTGACGCTCGACGGGGCGTACGACCCCGACCACTACGCCAACCGCCCCTACGCCTACGACCGGTCGCAGTACCTGGCGCTGGACGGCGCGATGAGCCGCTTCCTCGACTGGTGCGCCGCCGACCAGGCGATCTGCGGCTTCGGCGACGGAGACCCGCGCGGGGCGTTCGAGCAGCTGAAGAGCGACCTCGACGCGAACCCCGTGACGACCGCGAGCGGCGGCAAGGCCAACGGCTACACCCTGGTCTACCGGCTGATGTTCAACATCAACGAGGGCAAGGTCATCTGGCCCTCGCTCGGCGCGGCGCTGAAGAAGGCGCAGCTGCGGGACAACACCTCCTTCCTGCTGCGTCCGCCGTCCCCGGCCAGCTTCGACTTCCTCGGCCCGAACGTGGTCGTCGAGTGCGTCGACAAGGACTACCCGAAGAGCCTGCGCAAGCTGGAGTGGAACGTCAGGTCCAACGCGGCGGCCGCGCCGCTGCTCGGCCCTGCCATGGCGTTCGGTCCGCCGACCTACGACCACCAGCACGCCACCGCGTGTGTCCAGTGGCCCGCCGAGAAGGTCAGCCGCTACGACGGCTCCTTCCGGGCCAGGGGCTCGGCGCCCATCCTGGTCCTCGGCACCACCGGTGACCCGGACACCCCGTACCAGGACGCGATCGCCCTGTCCCGGCAGCTCGACAACGCCGCGCTGCTGACGTTCGACGCCGAGGGCCACACCGCGTTCGGCCGCAGCGCCTGCGCGACGGACGCGGTGATCAACTACCTCGTCGACCTGAAGGTCCCGGCCTCCGGCGCGACCTGCGCGGACGAGACCCAGCCGCCGTCCTCCACCCCGAAGGTCGCGCCGCCCGGCACGACCCTGGGCGAACTGCGCAACGGCGTCAACGAGCGCGTCGACCGCATCGGCGACGTGAGCTGA
- a CDS encoding signal peptide protein — MSSKNSRLRVAFLAVALAAAGLALAGPAAAATPQAATVATTQQTPAIPVDFVDLATGPLAADGESHEVTLTYRNDSAADRTVAPQLLVESPDAGPFLDPTDVKVERRTAGGCWKAVDLGSQTGTLFTDLTTARRTLPAGATLTEVYRVTVTDPAAQGTVHPRIALY, encoded by the coding sequence GTGTCATCAAAGAACAGCCGTCTGAGGGTCGCCTTCCTCGCCGTGGCCCTGGCGGCCGCCGGTCTCGCCCTCGCGGGCCCCGCCGCGGCGGCCACGCCGCAGGCCGCCACAGTCGCCACGACCCAGCAGACGCCCGCCATACCCGTCGACTTCGTCGACCTCGCCACCGGCCCGCTCGCGGCGGACGGCGAGAGCCACGAGGTCACCCTCACCTACCGCAACGACTCGGCGGCGGACCGGACCGTCGCCCCGCAGCTCCTGGTGGAGTCGCCGGACGCCGGCCCGTTCCTCGACCCGACGGACGTCAAGGTCGAGCGCCGCACCGCCGGCGGCTGCTGGAAGGCCGTCGACCTCGGCAGCCAGACCGGCACCCTCTTCACCGACCTGACCACCGCCCGGCGTACCCTGCCGGCCGGCGCCACCCTCACCGAGGTCTACCGCGTCACCGTCACCGACCCGGCGGCCCAGGGCACCGTCCACCCGAGGATCGCCCTCTACTGA
- a CDS encoding RNA polymerase sigma factor, producing MPIDTEAQFTDVYRAHYEDVLRFVRRRAHPMNVDDIVGETFLAAWRRRRELPEDPRPWLFGTARKVMLNANRGMRRHTALAVRVQQAAETGGHTRAADPAALVDGRTDLAAAWQALAPADQEVLALHVWEQLSAKDAAKVLGCTRAAYAMRLTRAKRRLAARLGPTATTPALATTF from the coding sequence ATGCCCATCGACACCGAGGCCCAGTTCACGGACGTGTACCGGGCCCACTACGAGGACGTGCTGAGGTTCGTGCGCAGGCGCGCCCATCCCATGAACGTCGACGACATCGTCGGCGAGACGTTCCTCGCGGCGTGGCGCAGGCGCCGCGAACTCCCCGAGGACCCGCGCCCCTGGCTGTTCGGCACGGCCCGCAAGGTGATGCTGAACGCCAACCGTGGCATGCGCCGGCACACCGCGCTCGCCGTGCGCGTCCAGCAGGCCGCCGAGACCGGCGGCCACACCAGGGCCGCCGACCCGGCCGCGCTGGTGGACGGCCGGACCGACCTCGCCGCCGCCTGGCAGGCACTCGCCCCGGCCGACCAGGAAGTCCTCGCCCTGCACGTGTGGGAACAGCTCTCCGCCAAGGACGCGGCGAAGGTCCTCGGCTGCACGCGCGCCGCGTACGCCATGCGCCTGACCCGTGCCAAACGCCGTCTCGCCGCCCGCCTCGGGCCCACCGCCACCACGCCCGCCCTCGCCACGACGTTCTGA
- a CDS encoding carboxymuconolactone decarboxylase family protein produces MEARLNLLANPITGKLVKHLVGADKVITGTELPRSTQELVKIRASQINGCGYCLDMHTKEAAHAGETAQRLHMVAGWREAKVFTDAERAALELTEQGTRIADAAGGVPDEVWENAAKHYDEDQLLALVALIALINTFNRLNVMVQQPAGDYQVGMLG; encoded by the coding sequence ATGGAAGCGCGTCTGAACCTGCTCGCCAACCCCATCACCGGCAAGCTCGTCAAGCACCTCGTCGGGGCCGACAAGGTGATCACCGGGACGGAACTGCCCCGCTCCACACAGGAGTTGGTGAAGATTCGCGCCAGCCAGATCAACGGCTGCGGGTACTGCCTCGACATGCACACCAAGGAGGCCGCGCACGCCGGGGAGACCGCCCAGCGGCTGCACATGGTGGCCGGCTGGCGGGAGGCCAAGGTCTTCACCGACGCCGAGCGCGCCGCGCTGGAGCTGACCGAGCAGGGCACCCGGATCGCCGACGCGGCGGGCGGTGTTCCCGACGAGGTCTGGGAGAACGCGGCGAAGCACTACGACGAGGACCAGCTCCTCGCCCTGGTGGCGCTGATCGCCCTCATCAACACCTTCAACCGGCTGAACGTCATGGTGCAGCAGCCGGCCGGTGACTACCAGGTCGGCATGCTCGGCTGA